One genomic window of Ilyobacter polytropus DSM 2926 includes the following:
- a CDS encoding non-canonical purine NTP pyrophosphatase, with translation MKEIVFVTTNKGKIASAQEYLNTTKLIPYNAELIEPRSDDIRKIAKEKVIQAYNIVNEPCIALDAGFFIKALNGFPRAYVNHALETIGVEGILKLMEDKTEQECEFRSCLAFYDGSHMEFFESKSSGTLSKSIRGQDSHKKWSDLWYVFIPKNFDKTLAEFSEEDFAKYQTLKEDSAINKFAQWYEK, from the coding sequence ATGAAAGAAATTGTTTTTGTTACTACCAATAAAGGTAAAATAGCCTCAGCACAGGAATATCTGAATACTACTAAACTTATTCCTTATAATGCAGAACTTATAGAACCTAGGTCTGACGATATCCGAAAAATAGCAAAGGAAAAAGTAATTCAAGCGTATAATATAGTTAATGAACCGTGTATAGCATTGGATGCCGGGTTTTTTATAAAAGCCCTAAATGGTTTTCCCAGAGCCTATGTCAATCATGCTTTGGAGACCATTGGAGTAGAAGGAATCCTGAAGTTAATGGAAGATAAAACGGAACAAGAATGTGAATTTAGGTCTTGTCTTGCCTTTTATGATGGCAGCCATATGGAATTTTTTGAAAGTAAATCCTCTGGGACTTTATCTAAAAGTATCAGAGGGCAAGATTCTCATAAAAAATGGTCTGATTTATGGTATGTCTTTATTCCGAAAAATTTTGACAAAACTTTAGCTGAGTTTTCAGAAGAAGATTTTGCAAAATATCAGACATTAAAAGAGGACTCGGCCATAAATAAGTTTGCCCAGTGGTATGAAAAATAA
- a CDS encoding MBL fold metallo-hydrolase has protein sequence MVVTGDLTYTDSLALFAKNADFMVIDSGGMIMDKGRERSEEVRKKSKSKVSSRERAHLNLDESSKIPADAGVKSLVYTHFTKGVVDEKASLEKINKNYSGKVIFGEDLMKLKISE, from the coding sequence GTGGTTGTAACCGGAGATCTAACGTATACTGATTCATTAGCTTTATTTGCAAAGAATGCGGATTTTATGGTTATAGATTCTGGTGGAATGATCATGGATAAGGGTAGAGAGAGATCAGAAGAAGTTAGAAAGAAGAGTAAGTCAAAGGTTTCATCTAGAGAACGTGCACATTTAAATTTAGATGAGTCCAGTAAAATACCTGCAGATGCAGGAGTAAAAAGTCTTGTCTATACTCACTTTACTAAAGGGGTAGTTGATGAGAAAGCTAGTTTAGAAAAAATAAATAAAAACTATAGTGGCAAAGTTATATTTGGAGAAGATTTAATGAAGTTGAAGATATCTGAATAA
- a CDS encoding integrase core domain-containing protein has translation MERFWRTIKYDFLFLYEFKGGGSLYSGIKWFIEYYNDERCHSSLEI, from the coding sequence ATAGAAAGGTTTTGGAGGACGATAAAGTATGATTTTCTATTTTTGTATGAATTCAAAGGAGGAGGGAGCCTATATAGTGGTATAAAGTGGTTTATTGAATATTATAACGATGAAAGGTGTCATAGCTCACTGGAAATTTAA
- a CDS encoding Fic family protein: protein MTPNNDLKILPPKIDIETVSVLKQLNKSSRALAELKAYSELIPNKEILISSLALQEAKASSEIENIVTTNDSLYKAIAIDEKKIDPSTKEVLNYRTALWRGVELVKEKGFISTNLIIEIQETLENNSGGIRKIPGTALKNALTDEVIYTPPSGEELIRQLLRNLEEYYNIETDIDPLIKLAISHYQFEAIHPFYDGNGRTGRILNILYLLKEGLLESPILYLSSYIIKNKGLYYKLLEEVTINEAWEKWVLYILKAIEITSRDTLELAKNIKSLMDITTQEVKNKLPKIYNKELIEFIFTETYTKGSHLVEQGFATRKTMTKYLRALEEIGILKSEKVGREVIYINVHLFNLLKGS from the coding sequence ATGACACCTAATAATGATTTAAAAATTTTGCCACCTAAAATAGATATAGAAACTGTTTCAGTATTAAAGCAGCTGAACAAATCAAGTAGAGCTCTTGCAGAATTAAAAGCATATTCAGAATTAATACCCAATAAAGAAATACTAATAAGTTCATTAGCTCTGCAGGAAGCAAAAGCCAGTTCAGAAATAGAGAATATAGTTACTACTAATGACAGTTTATACAAAGCAATCGCTATTGATGAAAAGAAAATTGATCCAAGCACAAAAGAAGTTTTAAACTACAGAACTGCCTTATGGAGAGGAGTAGAATTAGTAAAAGAAAAAGGGTTTATTAGTACCAATCTTATTATAGAAATTCAAGAAACTCTTGAAAATAATAGCGGTGGGATCAGAAAAATTCCAGGGACAGCTCTAAAAAATGCACTAACAGATGAAGTAATCTACACTCCTCCGTCAGGAGAAGAACTTATAAGGCAGCTATTAAGAAATTTAGAAGAATATTATAATATAGAAACTGATATCGACCCCTTAATAAAACTAGCTATATCTCATTATCAGTTTGAGGCTATCCACCCTTTTTATGATGGAAACGGAAGAACAGGAAGGATTCTTAATATTCTTTATCTTCTCAAAGAAGGACTGTTAGAATCTCCGATACTATATCTAAGTTCATATATTATCAAAAATAAAGGATTATACTATAAACTTCTAGAAGAAGTTACAATAAATGAAGCCTGGGAGAAATGGGTCTTATATATTTTAAAAGCCATTGAAATTACTTCCAGAGATACCTTAGAACTTGCCAAGAATATTAAAAGTCTTATGGACATAACAACCCAAGAAGTAAAAAATAAACTTCCTAAAATATATAATAAAGAGTTAATAGAATTTATCTTTACAGAGACCTATACTAAGGGATCTCACCTTGTTGAACAGGGTTTCGCTACTAGAAAAACTATGACTAAGTATCTTAGAGCGTTAGAAGAAATTGGAATTTTAAAAAGTGAGAAAGTTGGAAGAGAAGTTATATATATAAACGTCCATCTTTTCAATCTTTTAAAAGGAAGTTAA
- a CDS encoding malonate transporter subunit MadL, translated as MEIYGLAFVGLCMFLGSTIGVTLGKILGISGNVGGVGFAMLIMVIATNYLEKSGNGFSEKTQKGILLLSSLYIPVVVAMSSIQNVVAAINGGAVAFLAGGIATIGSLFLIPIIMKLVGGKDGYTDSVNEKVWNGNTFLDNFFKVIHFVLYWCLILNG; from the coding sequence ATGGAAATTTACGGTTTGGCATTTGTAGGTCTTTGCATGTTTTTAGGATCCACAATAGGAGTTACTCTAGGGAAGATTTTAGGTATCAGTGGAAATGTCGGTGGGGTAGGTTTTGCAATGCTTATTATGGTTATAGCTACTAATTACTTAGAGAAATCTGGTAATGGATTTAGCGAAAAAACTCAAAAAGGTATACTTTTATTAAGTAGTCTTTACATTCCAGTAGTGGTAGCAATGTCAAGTATTCAAAATGTAGTGGCGGCTATAAATGGAGGTGCAGTGGCCTTTTTAGCTGGTGGAATAGCGACAATAGGATCTCTGTTTTTAATACCAATTATAATGAAACTAGTAGGAGGTAAAGATGGATATACTGATAGCGTTAATGAAAAAGTATGGAATGGCAACACTTTTTTAGACAACTTTTTTAAGGTTATTCATTTTGTACTCTACTGGTGTTTGATCTTAAATGGATAG
- a CDS encoding FUSC family protein — protein MLNFFKGKFKSIFVLNKNKINFHIPLILTFLMGTFFTIGFYLNNIKAGLTASLAGLILVYFPIYATTGERIITLLACSFAFIFSYALGLMFSFNYIISSIVFGMYCGIIHWLTSYLMVRPPKSFFFVMIAATASCIPHRPDKIAESLGLFALGSIIVTFVAFVYSIIVNKNKPSISGRIFHVNFKYNQDTDLLEAIIFGIFMFISLLVGHLLKVVNPYWISVSCVAALQGASKDHVIQRVTQRIAGTFMGLGLCWITLIFANEDIKLILISIVILQFILEATVQRNYAIGIIFATPLTILLADASTLFTMSTTTFMKLRLFNTLIGCLIGALGGVVIHHEKLKYELKKKLKLLGIGSLN, from the coding sequence ATGTTGAATTTTTTCAAAGGAAAGTTTAAATCTATTTTTGTATTAAACAAAAATAAAATTAACTTCCATATACCATTAATATTAACGTTTCTAATGGGAACATTTTTTACAATAGGATTTTATCTCAATAATATCAAGGCAGGATTAACAGCATCTCTGGCAGGATTGATACTAGTTTATTTTCCAATTTATGCAACAACCGGAGAAAGAATCATAACATTATTAGCCTGTTCATTTGCTTTTATTTTTTCATATGCTTTAGGACTTATGTTTAGTTTTAATTATATAATTTCGTCTATTGTATTTGGAATGTATTGTGGAATTATTCATTGGCTAACATCTTATTTAATGGTAAGACCTCCAAAGAGCTTTTTTTTTGTAATGATAGCTGCTACAGCAAGTTGTATTCCACACAGACCCGATAAAATAGCAGAAAGCTTAGGATTATTTGCCTTAGGATCTATAATAGTTACTTTTGTTGCTTTTGTTTATAGTATTATTGTGAACAAAAATAAACCCTCAATAAGTGGAAGAATATTTCATGTTAATTTTAAATATAATCAAGATACAGATTTATTAGAAGCAATAATATTTGGAATATTCATGTTTATTTCATTATTGGTAGGGCATCTATTAAAGGTAGTTAATCCATACTGGATTTCAGTCTCATGCGTAGCAGCATTACAGGGAGCATCTAAGGACCATGTGATTCAAAGAGTGACCCAAAGAATAGCAGGAACATTTATGGGGTTAGGTCTGTGCTGGATTACCTTAATATTTGCTAATGAAGATATCAAATTAATACTGATTTCTATAGTAATACTCCAGTTTATCCTTGAAGCTACAGTTCAAAGGAACTATGCTATTGGAATTATTTTTGCTACACCTTTAACAATACTACTTGCAGATGCTTCTACTTTATTTACAATGAGCACAACAACATTTATGAAATTAAGATTATTTAATACTCTTATTGGTTGTTTAATAGGCGCACTTGGTGGAGTGGTAATTCATCATGAAAAATTGAAATATGAACTGAAAAAGAAATTGAAGTTATTGGGGATTGGCTCACTAAATTAG
- a CDS encoding PadR family transcriptional regulator → MRTLKYAILGLLNKKDMTGYDIAKEFKYELFKFWHARHSQIYPELKRLAEEGFVTYDIKISGDILEKKLYSITEKGQKELLIWLHKDENISQTPKDVFRLRMYFSNNLDLESRIHLLENQKVQHKEKLDILKKTAEQYSEIPDHNTDRFGDFIVLEGAIMRQESVIKWLDKCIGYCKKAQKEEKKNK, encoded by the coding sequence ATGAGAACTTTAAAATATGCAATTTTAGGACTTCTTAATAAAAAAGATATGACTGGTTATGATATAGCAAAAGAATTTAAATATGAATTATTCAAATTTTGGCACGCAAGACACAGCCAAATTTATCCAGAATTAAAACGTCTTGCAGAAGAGGGGTTTGTAACTTATGATATTAAAATAAGTGGAGATATCTTAGAAAAAAAACTATATTCTATAACTGAAAAGGGGCAGAAAGAACTTTTGATCTGGTTGCATAAAGATGAAAATATTTCACAAACTCCAAAAGATGTTTTTAGATTACGTATGTATTTTTCTAATAATTTAGATTTAGAGTCAAGAATTCATCTTCTTGAAAATCAAAAAGTACAACATAAAGAGAAGCTCGATATACTAAAAAAGACAGCAGAACAGTATTCTGAAATTCCTGACCATAATACTGATCGTTTCGGTGATTTTATTGTCTTGGAGGGAGCTATTATGAGGCAAGAAAGTGTCATTAAATGGCTTGATAAGTGTATTGGTTATTGCAAAAAAGCTCAAAAAGAGGAAAAGAAAAATAAATGA
- a CDS encoding L-lactate MFS transporter: MNYSKKRWLVLIASCFINLCIGSLYAWSVFAGPMAEHLTQLNGVALTPANLSIVFIIANSVGPVTMIGGGKVNDTFGPKIVIFVGGLMFGGGMILSGFAKSVGALILSYGLLTGLGLGMVYGCTISNSIKFFPDKRGFVGGVTTALFGISSVIIPPIAAVIISQTGATAGFKIIGAVFTVIVCTSAFFIDKCPVGFVPEGWTPPVSNNKSGIETDKDWKKMLQTPVFYVMLLLLTCGGFAALMFIPLAAPLAKKLIGMSPVAATAAVSTIALFNVFGRVLAGSISDKIGRINTLASACVLSIIGSGFLYVSGEGDITTFYIGISIIGICFGSFMGVFPGFTADQFGARNNSVNFGIMFIGFAIAGYVGPTIMVKVAKMTNSAFLIAMGFSFAGLILTFIYRVVNKSTNNVAVSIENKL; the protein is encoded by the coding sequence ATGAATTATTCAAAAAAAAGGTGGCTTGTGTTAATCGCAAGTTGTTTCATCAACCTTTGTATAGGTTCTTTATACGCATGGAGTGTGTTTGCTGGCCCTATGGCAGAACATCTGACTCAACTCAATGGAGTAGCACTTACTCCTGCTAATTTATCAATTGTCTTCATTATCGCTAACTCAGTCGGACCGGTTACTATGATCGGTGGAGGAAAGGTCAATGACACTTTTGGACCTAAAATTGTAATTTTTGTGGGCGGACTTATGTTTGGTGGAGGTATGATTTTATCAGGATTTGCCAAAAGTGTTGGAGCTTTGATATTGTCTTATGGTCTCCTCACCGGATTAGGTCTTGGAATGGTTTACGGATGTACTATCAGTAATTCAATTAAATTTTTCCCAGACAAACGTGGATTCGTCGGTGGAGTTACAACTGCCTTATTTGGTATAAGTTCAGTTATTATTCCTCCAATAGCAGCGGTTATTATTTCCCAAACTGGTGCTACAGCTGGTTTTAAAATCATTGGAGCTGTATTTACTGTCATTGTGTGTACAAGTGCTTTCTTTATAGATAAATGTCCGGTTGGTTTTGTTCCTGAAGGCTGGACACCACCAGTATCAAATAACAAAAGCGGTATAGAAACTGATAAAGATTGGAAAAAAATGTTACAAACACCTGTATTTTATGTAATGCTTCTTTTATTGACTTGCGGTGGGTTTGCTGCACTCATGTTTATACCTTTGGCGGCTCCCTTAGCTAAAAAATTAATAGGAATGTCCCCGGTTGCTGCAACCGCTGCCGTATCAACAATAGCTTTGTTTAATGTATTTGGTAGAGTTCTTGCAGGTTCTATTTCAGATAAAATAGGTAGAATCAATACCCTTGCATCAGCTTGTGTTTTGTCAATTATCGGATCAGGATTCTTATATGTTTCTGGTGAAGGAGATATTACAACCTTCTACATAGGGATATCAATTATAGGGATATGTTTTGGATCATTTATGGGAGTTTTTCCTGGATTTACAGCCGATCAGTTTGGTGCTAGAAACAATAGTGTGAACTTCGGGATAATGTTTATAGGATTTGCTATTGCAGGTTATGTTGGACCTACAATTATGGTAAAAGTAGCTAAAATGACAAATTCTGCTTTTCTAATTGCAATGGGATTCAGTTTTGCAGGCCTCATTCTAACTTTTATTTATCGTGTAGTAAACAAAAGTACAAATAACGTAGCAGTGTCTATTGAAAATAAATTATAA
- a CDS encoding NAD(P)/FAD-dependent oxidoreductase: MERKYPNLCKPIKLGNVYFRNRMFGAPMGGTDITADCTVGPASTAFYENRAKGGAANVTVSELVVHPETEGSHMYHLDLQTVDSLSSFTYTADAIRRHGAIASVELSHSGQYAGTYLVDKEKKQGMGQWGPSAGTRPDGREVHELTKELIDDIVKSYGEKAALAKKAGFEMIMVHAGHGWLINQFLSSHFNKRTDIYGGSLENRVRFLQEVLDSVRNAVGYGFPIELRMSGSELFEGGYTLEDGIEIAKLVESKIDLLHVSAGTYQRGFGITHPSMFIPHGANVYLAAEIKKHVSVPVATIGGLNDPEMMEEIIASGKADVVEMARALLADPELPKKVMLNKDEHIIHCLRCYTCMAERAETGTRRCTVNPIIGRESDGLEINPAPVKKKVLVVGAGPGGLKAAITAAKRGHEVVLCEQNSEVGGILIGEQAIPFKHEMYQLGVTLGKLAEDAGVDIRLNTRVDKAYADKENADAIIIAVGSEPFLPPIEGLTRDTAILINDYHEKVDRVTDEVIVLGGGLAGCEAAIHFAREGKKVSLVEMNEEFSPDANIRHRPLLLAEIDKSDIAIFKSHKAIKVSENGVLCVNKEGKEVFVSGTTVVCALGQKSRRASVDELWDSALMVSQIGDCVKVSTITTAIYQGHHAALDI, translated from the coding sequence ATGGAAAGAAAATATCCTAATCTTTGTAAGCCGATTAAACTAGGAAATGTATATTTTAGAAATAGAATGTTTGGAGCTCCAATGGGCGGGACAGACATAACCGCAGATTGTACAGTAGGGCCAGCTTCTACAGCGTTCTATGAAAATAGGGCAAAAGGGGGAGCAGCAAACGTTACGGTAAGTGAACTGGTAGTCCACCCTGAAACTGAAGGTTCTCACATGTATCACTTAGATCTACAAACTGTTGATTCTTTATCAAGCTTTACTTATACAGCTGATGCAATCCGTCGTCACGGTGCAATTGCAAGTGTTGAGCTATCACATTCAGGACAATATGCAGGAACTTATCTTGTGGATAAAGAAAAAAAACAAGGTATGGGACAATGGGGACCAAGTGCAGGAACCCGTCCTGATGGAAGAGAAGTGCATGAGCTTACAAAGGAATTAATAGATGATATTGTTAAATCTTACGGAGAAAAAGCAGCATTAGCTAAAAAAGCCGGATTTGAAATGATAATGGTTCATGCCGGTCACGGATGGTTAATTAATCAATTCCTTTCATCTCATTTTAATAAAAGAACAGATATATATGGTGGTTCATTAGAAAATAGAGTGCGTTTTTTACAAGAAGTTTTAGATAGTGTCCGTAATGCTGTTGGATATGGATTCCCTATTGAACTCAGAATGAGTGGTTCTGAACTTTTTGAAGGTGGATATACTCTTGAAGATGGTATAGAAATTGCTAAATTAGTAGAAAGTAAAATTGATTTACTTCATGTTTCTGCAGGTACATACCAACGTGGATTTGGTATAACTCACCCTTCTATGTTTATACCACATGGAGCAAATGTTTATTTAGCTGCAGAAATTAAAAAACACGTAAGTGTTCCCGTTGCAACTATTGGTGGATTAAATGATCCTGAAATGATGGAAGAAATTATAGCGTCTGGAAAAGCTGATGTTGTTGAGATGGCAAGAGCTTTATTAGCTGATCCTGAGCTTCCTAAAAAAGTAATGTTAAACAAAGATGAGCATATCATCCACTGTTTACGTTGTTACACATGTATGGCGGAAAGAGCTGAAACAGGAACTAGACGTTGTACTGTAAATCCAATTATCGGCAGAGAAAGTGATGGTTTAGAAATTAATCCAGCACCAGTTAAAAAGAAAGTATTAGTTGTTGGAGCAGGTCCAGGTGGACTTAAAGCAGCAATTACTGCAGCAAAAAGAGGACATGAAGTAGTTTTATGTGAGCAAAATTCAGAAGTAGGCGGAATACTAATAGGTGAGCAGGCAATTCCATTTAAACATGAAATGTATCAATTGGGTGTTACTCTAGGTAAATTAGCTGAAGATGCAGGGGTAGATATTCGTCTTAATACTAGAGTAGATAAAGCATACGCTGATAAAGAAAATGCAGATGCAATTATAATTGCAGTAGGTTCAGAGCCATTCTTACCTCCTATTGAAGGATTAACTAGAGATACTGCTATATTAATAAATGACTACCATGAGAAGGTAGATCGAGTGACTGACGAAGTTATTGTCTTAGGAGGAGGACTTGCAGGATGCGAGGCCGCTATCCATTTCGCTAGAGAAGGTAAAAAAGTTAGTCTAGTAGAAATGAATGAAGAGTTCTCACCTGATGCAAATATTCGTCACAGACCTCTTTTATTAGCTGAAATAGATAAAAGCGATATAGCAATTTTTAAAAGTCATAAAGCTATTAAAGTTAGTGAAAATGGAGTTCTTTGTGTAAATAAAGAAGGGAAAGAAGTATTTGTTTCCGGAACAACTGTTGTATGTGCATTAGGACAAAAATCAAGAAGAGCAAGTGTTGATGAATTATGGGATTCAGCATTAATGGTTTCTCAAATAGGTGATTGTGTAAAAGTTTCAACAATTACAACAGCTATTTATCAAGGTCACCATGCAGCATTAGATATTTAA
- a CDS encoding MBL fold metallo-hydrolase produces MYKILKKVIFSIITAVTIFSYVSEIAMASEPPADIMKLLHNNNPLEPTKVFDDLYCVGSVSVVAWVLKTSDGIILIDSMWDDHDAETIINGMESLGLDPSEIKYILISHGHGDHYGGANYLRDKFGAKVVMTKVDAEFMYSLTTGPNSSRSPKPPVDIYVKNGDEITLGDKTVKILETPGHTPGGISFIFHIVNDGKEHTAVLWGGTGIPRNAKEKLTYKTSVTHFEKESKEAGATIELTAHLFVGDGFKNLDTARNRKKGEANPFILGKSGMDDYFKALNKSIDDAILVK; encoded by the coding sequence ATGTACAAGATTTTAAAAAAAGTTATATTTAGTATTATTACCGCAGTCACTATCTTTTCATATGTTTCAGAGATAGCAATGGCTTCGGAACCACCAGCGGATATAATGAAACTTCTTCACAATAATAATCCGTTAGAGCCTACAAAAGTTTTTGACGACCTATACTGTGTAGGAAGTGTTAGTGTTGTGGCATGGGTACTAAAAACTTCAGATGGAATTATTCTTATTGATTCCATGTGGGATGACCATGATGCTGAAACCATTATAAATGGAATGGAGAGCCTTGGATTAGATCCCTCAGAAATAAAATACATTCTTATAAGTCATGGACATGGTGACCATTACGGAGGTGCTAATTATTTAAGAGATAAATTTGGAGCTAAAGTAGTTATGACAAAGGTTGATGCTGAATTTATGTATTCTTTAACAACAGGTCCCAACTCTTCTCGTTCTCCTAAACCTCCTGTAGATATCTATGTTAAAAACGGAGATGAAATAACTCTGGGAGATAAAACAGTTAAAATATTAGAAACTCCTGGACATACACCTGGTGGAATTTCTTTCATATTCCATATTGTAAATGATGGTAAGGAACATACTGCTGTACTTTGGGGAGGAACAGGTATTCCCAGAAATGCTAAAGAAAAACTAACTTATAAAACTTCTGTTACTCATTTTGAAAAAGAATCTAAAGAGGCTGGAGCAACTATTGAGCTTACTGCACATTTATTTGTAGGTGATGGATTTAAAAACTTAGATACTGCAAGGAATAGAAAAAAAGGGGAAGCCAATCCTTTCATTCTTGGAAAATCTGGTATGGATGATTATTTTAAAGCTCTTAATAAGTCTATCGATGATGCCATTTTAGTAAAATAA
- a CDS encoding MarR family winged helix-turn-helix transcriptional regulator, translating into MTKASRVVGIIYHLRSSFDKYIKKQILKENIPIKWNHAGLFMILSTLGEEIEYREVAELWNKPKSTLSDIVNKYESLGLIEKNCYDNSTRILFIKLTEEGKKYSDRFEEISLEFITKGYEGVTPEEAEVFIKVILNMRKNLD; encoded by the coding sequence ATGACAAAAGCAAGTAGAGTAGTTGGAATTATTTATCATTTAAGAAGCAGTTTTGATAAATATATTAAGAAGCAAATTCTCAAAGAAAATATCCCAATAAAATGGAATCATGCTGGATTATTTATGATCCTTTCAACTTTAGGGGAAGAAATAGAATATCGAGAGGTTGCAGAACTTTGGAATAAACCGAAATCTACTCTTTCAGATATCGTTAATAAATATGAAAGTTTAGGTTTAATAGAAAAAAATTGCTATGATAATAGTACTCGTATACTCTTTATAAAACTTACTGAGGAAGGAAAAAAGTACAGTGATAGATTTGAAGAAATATCTCTAGAGTTTATAACAAAAGGTTATGAAGGTGTTACCCCTGAAGAAGCAGAAGTTTTTATAAAAGTTATTTTAAATATGAGGAAAAATTTAGACTGA
- a CDS encoding AEC family transporter, with amino-acid sequence MILIFKILLPIFAIIFIGFYSGKKKFINKNISKELGDLIMNISLPALLLTSTSKIKAEVLFNAQVLLGFAICLIIIYLATYFIYRFSLKKNNRISALASLTTSQPNISFMGIIILLKLYGEESIVLIILSNLVVSFILMPLTLSLLDEKKNNKKTIKGILVKIKKTILTPIVIGPILGIILSLFNITIFEELDSILIYLGDIAPGLSLFTMGLTMSANKIIFNREILIQVLIKNIIAPGLMVFVALILNIGETIVGGLVILASLPPASTSTMFSLKYNVYKTETSSAVLLGTVSSLITVGIFIIAYQ; translated from the coding sequence ATGATTCTAATCTTTAAAATTTTATTACCAATATTTGCAATTATTTTTATAGGCTTTTATTCAGGTAAAAAGAAATTTATAAATAAAAATATTTCTAAGGAACTAGGAGATCTTATAATGAATATAAGTCTTCCGGCATTGTTGTTGACTTCTACTTCAAAGATTAAAGCAGAGGTTCTATTTAATGCTCAAGTATTATTAGGTTTTGCTATATGTCTTATTATTATATATCTGGCTACTTACTTCATCTATAGATTTTCTTTGAAAAAAAATAATAGAATAAGTGCTCTAGCATCTTTAACCACTTCCCAACCTAACATAAGCTTTATGGGAATAATAATATTGTTAAAGCTCTATGGAGAAGAATCTATTGTCCTTATAATTCTTTCTAATTTAGTGGTTTCTTTTATCCTTATGCCACTAACTTTGTCGTTATTAGATGAAAAGAAAAACAACAAGAAGACAATTAAAGGTATTCTTGTAAAGATAAAAAAAACTATTTTAACACCCATAGTTATAGGACCAATTCTAGGGATAATCCTATCACTATTTAATATTACCATTTTTGAGGAGTTAGACTCCATATTAATCTATCTCGGTGATATAGCTCCAGGTCTATCATTATTCACAATGGGACTTACTATGTCGGCAAATAAAATTATTTTTAATAGAGAAATTTTAATTCAGGTATTAATTAAAAACATAATTGCCCCTGGATTAATGGTATTTGTAGCTTTAATACTAAATATAGGTGAAACTATAGTTGGAGGGCTTGTAATATTAGCATCTCTTCCGCCTGCAAGTACCTCTACAATGTTTTCTTTAAAATATAATGTCTATAAAACTGAAACATCTAGTGCGGTTCTCTTAGGTACAGTCTCTTCTTTAATCACCGTAGGGATTTTTATTATAGCTTATCAATAA
- a CDS encoding GNAT family N-acetyltransferase → MKKYELAKGTPSVEDYLNIRKNTLGEKTRSAGEMAVKNSWFGVHIVYEGKAVAMGRFIGDGGCSFCITDVAVLPEHQGQGLGRIIMEGLMNHYKEFGPKDGYLTLIADGNAKFLYEKYGFKMTAPYAVGMKYKNL, encoded by the coding sequence ATGAAAAAATATGAACTAGCAAAAGGAACACCTAGCGTAGAGGATTATCTTAATATAAGAAAAAATACCTTGGGAGAAAAAACAAGATCAGCAGGAGAAATGGCTGTTAAAAATTCATGGTTTGGAGTACATATAGTATATGAAGGAAAAGCAGTAGCTATGGGAAGATTTATAGGAGATGGAGGATGTTCATTCTGTATTACAGATGTTGCTGTTTTACCAGAACACCAAGGTCAAGGTCTCGGTAGAATAATTATGGAAGGGTTGATGAATCACTATAAAGAATTTGGTCCAAAGGACGGATATCTAACATTAATTGCAGATGGAAATGCTAAATTCCTATATGAAAAATACGGATTTAAAATGACAGCACCCTATGCAGTAGGGATGAAATATAAAAATTTATAA
- a CDS encoding HepT-like ribonuclease domain-containing protein, which produces MSRKWKLRVEDALQSIYYIQEDTKNMTYEDFEDNRLVRQAVERNLEIIGEALNRIPDDIQNKYPKIPWREIIGVRNFVIHQYFQVSQDIEWDIITNDLEGLKEGLIEIKNNELEE; this is translated from the coding sequence ATGTCTCGTAAGTGGAAATTAAGAGTAGAGGACGCTTTACAATCTATTTATTATATTCAGGAAGATACTAAAAATATGACTTATGAAGACTTTGAGGATAATAGATTAGTAAGGCAAGCAGTAGAGAGAAACTTAGAAATAATCGGTGAAGCCTTAAATAGGATTCCTGATGATATTCAAAATAAATATCCAAAAATACCTTGGAGAGAGATTATAGGAGTAAGAAACTTTGTAATACATCAATATTTTCAAGTATCCCAAGATATTGAATGGGATATTATAACTAATGATTTGGAAGGTTTAAAGGAGGGTTTAATAGAAATTAAAAATAATGAATTAGAAGAATAG